The Megalobrama amblycephala isolate DHTTF-2021 unplaced genomic scaffold, ASM1881202v1 scaffold607, whole genome shotgun sequence DNA window TCACATGATATTATTTAATGAGTAAACTATATACAATGTTTTGAATTTTTCAGATCATtcccaggatattttttaaagggaTCTCAAAAGGGACGAAAAAGGTTTCGATCCCCCTGTAAAGTGGTCAACACCAGCAGCAGGACTCTTTCCATGCAGTTCTATTTAGTAAATAAGAATGTGGAAAAGACACCAAAACCATCAGAGGATTTTACACTTTTCCTTGCTGGAATGGGAAGGCGTACAGTTAAATTATCTGAAGATGCTGACCACTCTGAGGTAAATTAGAAAAGGACATAATTGAGCTTGATCAAAATGAAGGTTTaattggacccactttatattaagtggccttaactactatgtacttacatttaaattaatcatttgatacagtgcacttattgtgtacatacatgtttttacattgtacttatattttaaaaagacctgcatgtaattacatctgtatttaatttctgtaattacatttataattacactgttgacccatcccttacatcttacccctacccttaaacctacccataccaccaaagctttccctaaccttacccgtattccacctcaatagctgcaaatgtgttttgcaattcaatatgaacccaataagtacgttgtacttattttttgatgtaagtacatagtagttaaggccacttaatataaagtttaattaaataaaaaatataaccgTTTAATTTTAAAATCGATTTTGCTACAGTATTGTTTGCATTCCATTGTGAATTCTATTCAGATTATAGCACATTATCAGGTTCTTAggggcggtttcccggacagggtttaaattaaacCAGGATAAGCCTTAATCTAGAATAGTTAATTGTGGtttaaaaaatggctttctgaaacacagattaagtacagattactaaaacctggactatgAAGTccagaattaaaataaactagattaatttaaaaccaactgtgctaatctgaattagcatgagataggttgcctgtaaaacatggaatgaaccaagaaaagcttaaaTTGCAGGGAACTGAGTagcaaatccaaggaaaacaatTGCAGCAAAAAAGACtccaatataaaaacataactaaacaagagacatttattttaaagcatgCAAAATACTCcagctgtgaaaaaaataaatgcatggaaatctgtttgtaattaattattttaaatagaataattctatatatatataataataatcatatgattattaaggcttttgttttgtcctttaCATAGCAACAAACTAAACATAACTATTTTCACGTGATGATCAGTGTTGGCAGTCTAGAAATGATACTGGTTTGATCTAAAGGACTATCATATAGTAGTTGcttcattatataaaaaaggcaatgcttgttagcaggtcctcaacccaagcacaagctctacacttcaccacaacggtaatctccaaaaaacactaacataacaaaaacatttacataattgaacattaaatagtaagaagtctctccatattctcatctttctaaaaactgcataaaataacactttttcaacatttactctcccactTCAGCTGGTGggaagcatgatgggaagtgaaagtcctgtttgattgggttacttgactgaaacattatttcaaaatgaaaacatcaagtgagttctagtaaccatttcaagtcaatttaaaaTGAAGCAATAACATTTGAACCAAAAACAATGCTGTTAAATCAACCTCCAGGAAATTAGCTAGcttattaaactctggactagactaagaccaggactattttaaaccataatttaaagggccattttattttaggactaggcttaatctctgtccgggaaaccgccACTTATTGTATGCAGATaaattttagtatattaaaaagttttaaagttgTAATGTACTGAAAGTACTGTTAACATTCtattaatttttaacatttgtgtTCAGTATGTCtgcttttgaaataaatgtaggAGTATTACTGAATGTTTTGGTTACCCagaaatctgtttttgtgcagaTAACAAGGCAACTGATGGAACACTATCCAAAACTTATGAAACTCACTGGAGGATGGCTCCTGTACAAGGCTCTTGGTAATTAAgattagaataaatatattctAAATTCTAAATTGTATTCTAAAtttataaatgtgaaaaaattaCAACATGTTATTGTGTGACAACGAGTAAGAACCTCAGTAGTATATAGTTGGATTTGTTGTCTTTAAAGGTGGGTCAGGACAGCGAAAACTGATGATTGTCCCACCAGAAGCTGATGGCTATAATGGCCAGTATTTAAAATCATCAAGTGGAGGTGGAAAGATTACCATGTTTATAGTTCCTCTTCAAGAGGAGCTAGATACAATGCCTCTTCCTTCAGATGCCGAAGAATTTCAGAAAATGCCAAAAGCAACCTGCCAAAACTGCAGCTTGTCCATGCCCCTACAGATCTTGGCTATGCATGTTAAGTCATGCAGTACTATTGAATTGTCCACCGAGGATGATACCACTAGTTCTGGAAGggtaattacatttttaggaAAACTTTAACCTCACTGTaacatttaaatgttctttAATGGAAAATGTTGTCATGTTTTTTGAAAGGTGATTATATGTCTTATATTTTCATTGTAGTCTTCTCCTCTTCCTGTATTCAATGGATCAGCATTACCAAAACCCATTTCAGAAGGTGGCAGCAGCACTAGTAAAGCAAGCTCCGAGGTATCAAATTAACAATAGCATTTACCACAAAATTGTACTACCCAACACTAATTCtaatttgtttggttttttgtgatatttagtGGTGGATAAATTAACTTGCTGATGACTCTCTTAATACATATGTTTTCATTGCAGTCTTTTCCTGTACCCACTACTGCTGGATTGTCCTCGGCAGAAGCCAGCACTAGcactaataaattaaattcCGAGGTATCAAATTAACAATAAAGCTTTTAGCAATATATAGTACTACCTAACACTGATTAtatgtttaatgtatttattttcatgaTATTTAGTGGTGGATTGATTGACTTGCTGATGACTCTCTTAATACATATGTTTTCATTGCAGTCTTTTTCTGTACCCACTACTGCTGGATTGTCCTCAGCAGAAGCCAGCACTAGCACTAATAAATCAAACAATGAGGTATCAAATGAACAATACTGCCAGACCACTACCCTGCATATAGAGTTCTTTATTcattaaagctgaagtgtgtgaTTATTTGTACCACTGTATGAACATACAAACAAACTCAAACTCATTTGTTGTGTGTAGATGGACAGgtcacttaaaataaatatagcaataataatatttatttagcattaaAGAGACAATGTGTACAGTTAGCAAAGAAATCAGCTAATGAATTTCATATTTATAGTATCTACATATGACAATGTGAGTATGAGTTTTTTAACATCGAAAATAATATGCATTTTAGCTTTAAgtgatatatataaaatttttttaGTGGTAATTTGTTTTATTGGCTGATTGTATTATTGTGTTTTTAGGCTGCCTGTCCActgtgtctaaataattttcCAATGGATTATTTAGAAATTCATGCCAGCTTTTGTGGTGAAAGGTAACTTAATTCaagaattgcaaaaaaaatttcCTAACAAAATggatttaattaatttagtggtcagtatttttaatttgttgttttattctgtTGCATGCAGTTTGGAGAATTCCCAAGCACCGATTTCTGATCTGGAAGATGTTTTTGAACCATTTGGCTGTAAAATCGAAAGGTatgactatatttttttaaattttaacttAGATatacaattttacatttattacagaAGTTAatagtattaaatattttagctgtatttttcttttcttacctAGCCTTGAAGATGTTCTCAAAACCATCAGTGCAGCCGTAATTACAGAAGGGCATAGATTTGACATCACCGTATCGAGACAAAACATGCTGGAGAGGGGCCTTGTGCAGTGGCAGAGGCAAAAAAAGTCATCTCCCATTAACAAACTGAAAGTTGCCTTTATAGGTGAAGCTGGAGTAGACACTGGGGCACTGAGCAAGGAATTTCTGACAGGCATGATTGCAtaacatgaataaaaatatattgtagaTCAGGGTTTTTCCAAATATTCCTGGAGTTTCCCGATCACTGCATGTTTTTAAAGTTTCTCTATTTTTGACACATCTGAAGTTATGCGTTAAAAATTAGTAGAACTATGATCTGAAGCAGAGCTGGGTTTCAAATGGGAATGGCTGGTGCTGTACATGTGATAAACTTTTACAAGTCATGCAGAATTGTTACAATAACCATTTTCTCATTTAAGAAATGATCGGAGGCATTGAAGGGCGTTTTTTTGAGGGGGGAGCACCAAAGTATTCTCTGTCTGATCTGGACAAAGGTCATTTCAAGTATGTATTTTGATACTTTATAAGACAATAAATTTAATCTCACCTTCTGTTATTAAATGTTTACTATGTGAAAAAAactaaagaaaaattattttgctTATTCAGGACTATAGGAGAAATAATGGCGGTCAGCTTGGCCCAGGGTGGCCCAGCCCCAAACTTCCTTGCACATTGGTGCTATAAGGTCCTGTGTAGTGGCTCTCTAGAGTTTGCACACCTAGAAAAAAATGATCTGGGAAATGGGCACTATCGTGATCTTACAGCACAGGTATTTTTATTTAGATGATTATGATAGACCGTTTTTTGATGAAGACCTTTAAATATATGCACAATTATTTCAGGTTGAATCAGCTACAGAAAGCTCAATTACAGAGCTCACAGAAGACATTTTGAGCTGTGGGTATCTCGGCGTAGTCAGCTTAGAGAAGAAGGATGAAATTATCCGGTATGTAGGAATTGTTTAAGAATATTAATTTGAGTGAGGTTTGGCAGAATTAAATTCATTTGTGTGCATAACTTTGTCTCTCACAATGCTATTTTTCCAGAGCTATTATCCTACATGCCACTCTTAAGTTGATCCCTATGCTGCAAGAGATCAGGAAGGGTTTGCAGCTTTATGGCCTTGGTGGTCTTATGGAAAAACACCCAGAAATTTGTCAGCCTCTGTTTGTTCCTGGGACAGAAACGGCAGTAAGTacattagtagtagtagtagtagtagtagtaccACATAGATGTGGCTTTTGTGGTTCACAATCATAGTGCCACCAACTGGCTTCAGGAATTGTGGCACTGGAGTTTTAGCCCATCATTGCTGCTTGCcactgtatttattattattattattattattattattattaggacATGCAGAAACCATCAATATTTGTAGGCTAATTTCCTTGCAATTGTAAAACTGCCTTATTATACTttcataacattttttatttatctattttgtATCTGATCAACTAACTTGGGGTGGGTTAGTGACAGAATTTACACAGTGCAGCTTCTAATAGTTTTAAAACTATAAGGGAGCACAAACACATGCCAGGAGACCAGATGTGAACTGTGTATAGATCAGTGTTTCTCAGCAGTCCTCTGGagccactgctctgcacattttgtatgtatcccttatttaacacatctgattcagatcatcagcttgTTAGGAGAGAGTTCCATGAACTGAACTGTGTCAAATAAGagaaacatacaaaatgtgcagtgtgtCCTGAGGACAAGTTGAGAGCCACTGCtctagatcagtggttcccaaaccagtcctggaggacccccagcactgcacattttggatgtctctctcatctaacacacctgattcaacttatcagctcattagtagagactacAAGACCTGAGGTAGGTGTGTTAGATAAGGgcaacatacaaaatgtgcagtgctgggggtcCTTCAgaacaggtttgggaaccactgctctagatAAGACTAGGCTTTAATTTGAAAATTTTTCTTCAttgtttttcaacatttacttaaCAGGTTGTGGATGCAGATTTCGTCATTTCCATTTGCCAGGCAGAGTTCAGTGAAAAGGGCTCATACAGAGAACAGGTCGAGGTTGCCATGATGAACCATCTGCAAGACCTTCTTCAGGAACAGGAGCAAAGTAAAAACACTAAAACTACAAGTCTTAAAAGTGAATGTAAAATTCACACTAAAATAGTGATTTACTTACCTTCACATCATTCTAAACTTGCATGGCTTAGAACACAATGTGCAGATTAATGCTGCTCTTATCAATACAATGAATTCTGACAACGGGCTTGCAAGTATCATAAAAACAATTCTGCACCACATTCCTTATTAAACTACAATCTAAGTCTTCCTCTTTATGTGAGAATTTAAATTACTTTAGGAAAATACTGCACAAGAGGCATTCTTCACTgtcattatataaaacaaacttttctttaaagtaaaaacaggttttaaaagatgagtaaataatgacagattttttatttagctatccctttaactcaGGGGTGAGGAACATTGATCCTAGAGGGCTGTTGTaatgcagagtttagctccaaccgtaattaaacacacctgaagctaatcaaggtcttcaggattactgaAGTTACagacaggtgagttgttttttcagggttgggcctaaactctgcaggacagtggccctccaggatcaatgTTCACCACCCCTGCTTTAACTGAACAGGgatgcgtttcccaaaagcacaGTTAGACAATTATGGTCACAAGTTTCGCTGATTTGTTGGCTTCGGGAAATGCACCCCAGTTTGTTGTTACTCGCCACCTGTTCAGGATGTTTCCCTTTCTTCGGTAGTGGGATGTTTGGTTGCTTTCAGCACTTCCATGACTATGTATAGTAAAGCAGTATGGAAGATGGAATTGATGGACTGATGTTTATTAAAGACAAAATCTGCCATCAAGTTTAATAATTActcatttgcaatttgtttttCAGATGACAGTACTTCTGGTGTGGGTACTCTCCCCATGACTCCAAAGACCTTCCTTCAGTGGGTGACAGGACAGGGACACATTCCTATTCTGTCTCAAGAGAAGGCACATTTCAAAATCACAGTGCAATTCAACCATAACTGTGATGCAGAATATAATGAGCATAGGATATGTTATCCAACTGTGGCAGCATGCAGCAATACAATTATGCTACCTGTTAAACACATGTCAAAGTATGAAGACTTCAAAACTGTGTTGATGGAGGGTTTCTTTCTTGGCCAGGAATTTCTGAAGGTTTAGCTGCACAAGATTTTCAGTTTAACATGGAAATGTATTAAGTTTAGAAACGATGGACACAATTTCTTTGCCAGGAATTTATTGCTTGTATGACAGTGTATTACAGTTTCAAGTTGATAAAAATGTTAGTATAAAGAGTTTAAGCTGTCATATGGTAAGCATTCCACAAACACTGTTCAGCACCACATACTTCTTTGTGACAATCACTACAGTTTTAGTTTAGGGTAACACCCTAAAAGAGAGTGATATTGAATCTTACAATAAGTTCACtgtatttgaattttttttttttcttatgttcaATAAAGTCTATTTGGAAAATACATGTTTTCATCTCAAGTAGATATGAACAAGCAAAGGACAATAGATTAAGCGTATTCATAATTTGTCAGTGAAAAATATCAAAGCACTGAATATAGATGTCTCTACCATTCGAGTGTGATGTCACTGTAGGGTCAACAGCAGCTTGGAGGCTTCTCATTTCTTGTTCATTTAGAGGGGGGAGGAGTTCTGGAACCACAACTCCAAATGCTGTTAATGGTTCCTCATGGAAAATGGCACTTTCCCAGTCCATGTCACAGTCCTCTACATCCTAGGGAAATGTAATCAATTAAAATTCTTAGTCAAATAAGCAACCTCTAAGAAACATTATTTGTGTTAGAGAAATAAAACTCATTCATACCTCTAAATTTTCAAGCTCACTGATGCTATTTTGCATAAGTCCCACCTCCCACAACTGATGTGGGGTCATATTTCCCTCAGTGCGGAGAGGGTGATGGTTCCAGCCCTCAGCAAATGTCTGCAAGTCTTTGCGGAGACGGGGAAGAAACACAAACTGGGCAAGGAAAATGTGTAGTGTGTTTGAGATGTCCAGCAAGCCATCTTCTTCAAGACCATGGAGGGTATCGTAATATGTGGTAGTCACCGCTGTCCACACATCACGCCAGAGCCGTTCGATTCTGTAACAGGAAGAATGATTACTATGTGATACTTAAGAACACAAATGGAgctaaatattatgtaaaatagCTTGAAATGTCTAATCATgactataattaaaaaaaaagggtaTTCTACATTTAAATATAGCATGGCTtcagaaaataaacaaatttaacGAATCATCTTATCCTACAACCTGCATTTTCTTACTTTACCTTTGGTTATGTACGCTTTTCCCAGAAATGAAACTTGCTCTGTCTGTTCCCCTTACAGTGAACATGAAGCGTGCAATGTCGAGGTTCTCAACTCCTTGATCACCTCTAACCCTTTGCAATAATGTAAAAGATTAGTCAATCGGTTTAACAGTTTAGCCAATAAGTTAATTTTTcattcatgttgttccaaacctgcatgacttactttcttctatGTAACACGTAAGGAAATGTTAGTCTCAGTATTGTGTTAGTCTCTCAGTATGATAgcccaggtaaaaaaaaaacatttctataatgtacttaaagtgctctatttactaaaaattcttctttagtacttcttaagataatcttaagaacatctaagtgtactcacctgtgctattttgagacaccattaaatatgaacttaaatgtgcttttatactatatctgtatttaaaaatatatttagttaccacttgtagcacactatgggttcaaatgtactataatgtacaatataaaaaaaaaatacagttttactAGCAATTACCTTGAAGGCACACCATTCTTCTCAATGGATTGTAAAAAGAAGGTAAAGGCAGTTGATGCCTTGTTGTTGTTAGCTGCATCCAAGTACATTATCTAAAGAGAGCAAATCCATAACATAATGTTTACTTGGAATGGACAGTAGATATCACAACAAAATATGTAATGACAGTATTATTATAAACATACAAACACAtcttattacctttctggagaAACCGTCAATGCCCCCAAATATGACAATGTTGTAtctagttggaagaaaacaaattttattaattatttctaTTGCAGTCTcatgtacaattgtacaaaaatgTTAGAAACCTACCTTATCAGTTTGTGGTTGGTATCCACATGCACTAGACTGAGAGGGGCCCTGACAGAGTATTTTCTCCTCACTACACAGCCTAGCTGTGTCATGCGGGAAAAAATCCCAACTGCATCTACTCTGTGCATAGATGCCCTCAGTCTGCTCCACTGTATCTTGTAACCTAAAGATCTCAACCTTCCCATCATCAATCTATAGCCCACATGAGGCATTTGAGACTTGATGTTGGTCACTAACATATCAAGCTCTTGGTCACCTATTGTACTATAGGA harbors:
- the LOC125262115 gene encoding uncharacterized protein LOC125262115, with product MGRPKFTVENEKIKSLLDIQLPVPCIAKLLGVSESTVFRRMREFGLSVSDSYSTIGDQELDMLVTNIKSQMPHVGYRLMMGRLRSLGYKIQWSRLRASMHRVDAVGIFSRMTQLGCVVRRKYSVRAPLSLVHVDTNHKLIRYNIVIFGGIDGFSRKIMYLDAANNNKASTAFTFFLQSIEKNGVPSRVRGDQGVENLDIARFMFTVRGTDRASFISGKSVHNQRIERLWRDVWTAVTTTYYDTLHGLEEDGLLDISNTLHIFLAQFVFLPRLRKDLQTFAEGWNHHPLRTEGNMTPHQLWEVGLMQNSISELENLEDVEDCDMDWESAIFHEEPLTAFGVVVPELLPPLNEQEMRSLQAAVDPTVTSHSNGRDIYIQCFDIFH
- the LOC125262118 gene encoding uncharacterized protein LOC125262118 gives rise to the protein MIGGIEGRFFEGGAPKYSLSDLDKGHFKTIGEIMAVSLAQGGPAPNFLAHWCYKVLCSGSLEFAHLEKNDLGNGHYRDLTAQVESATESSITELTEDILSCGYLGVVSLEKKDEIIRAIILHATLKLIPMLQEIRKGLQLYGLGGLMEKHPEICQPLFVPGTETAVVDADFVISICQAEFSEKGSYREQVEVAMMNHLQDLLQEQEQNDSTSGVGTLPMTPKTFLQWVTGQGHIPILSQEKAHFKITVQFNHNCDAEYNEHRICYPTVAACSNTIMLPVKHMSKYEDFKTVLMEGFFLGQEFLKV
- the LOC125262117 gene encoding uncharacterized protein LOC125262117, encoding MQFYLVNKNVEKTPKPSEDFTLFLAGMGRRTVKLSEDADHSEITRQLMEHYPKLMKLTGGWLLYKALGGSGQRKLMIVPPEADGYNGQYLKSSSGGGKITMFIVPLQEELDTMPLPSDAEEFQKMPKATCQNCSLSMPLQILAMHVKSCSTIELSTEDDTTSSGRSSPLPVFNGSALPKPISEGGSSTSKASSESFPVPTTAGLSSAEASTSTNKLNSESFSVPTTAGLSSAEASTSTNKSNNEAACPLCLNNFPMDYLEIHASFCGESLENSQAPISDLEDVFEPFGCKIESLEDVLKTISAAVITEGHRFDITVSRQNMLERGLVQWQRQKKSSPINKLKVAFIGEAGVDTGALSKEFLTGMIA